From Negativicutes bacterium, the proteins below share one genomic window:
- the gap gene encoding type I glyceraldehyde-3-phosphate dehydrogenase, producing MMVKVAINGFGRIGRLAARMLVDSSDIQLVAINSNGPVESSAYLFQYDSSYGTWNGAVETKPNMMIINHKEIRYSQEKEPQNLPWADLGVDMVIDCTGKFTEKQKALLYQQVGVKKVLLSAPGHHEDVTLVMGVNEEMYDPKNHYLISNGSCTTNCLAPVAKVLQDKFGIEKGFMTTIHAYTNDQNILDKSHKDLRRARAAALSIIPTTSGATKTLASVLPALKGKLDGLALRVPTPTVSIVDLVVDTLKPVSVQSVNAAFEEAAAGAMKGILLVSHDPIVSIDLKGSNYSAIVDAPLTMVMGSNQVKVLAWYDNEWGYTCRLCDMAVFIARQGL from the coding sequence ATTATGGTTAAAGTCGCCATCAACGGTTTCGGACGAATAGGACGTCTGGCAGCTCGCATGTTGGTAGACAGTTCGGATATTCAACTGGTTGCCATCAACAGCAATGGTCCGGTTGAGAGTTCGGCTTATTTGTTTCAGTATGATTCCAGCTATGGCACATGGAATGGTGCAGTGGAAACGAAGCCTAACATGATGATCATCAATCATAAAGAGATCCGTTATTCACAAGAAAAAGAACCGCAGAATTTACCCTGGGCGGATTTAGGCGTAGATATGGTGATTGATTGTACCGGTAAATTTACAGAGAAGCAAAAGGCGCTCTTATATCAGCAGGTTGGCGTAAAAAAAGTTCTTTTATCGGCACCCGGTCACCATGAAGATGTCACTTTGGTGATGGGAGTCAATGAAGAGATGTATGATCCTAAAAATCATTATCTCATTTCCAATGGTTCCTGCACTACCAACTGTTTAGCTCCGGTAGCGAAGGTACTGCAGGATAAATTTGGGATTGAAAAAGGCTTTATGACCACGATTCACGCTTATACCAATGATCAGAATATCCTGGATAAGTCTCATAAAGATTTAAGAAGAGCCCGTGCGGCCGCATTATCCATCATTCCAACTACCAGCGGTGCCACAAAGACATTGGCCTCTGTTTTGCCTGCGTTAAAGGGAAAGCTGGACGGGCTTGCTTTGCGCGTTCCCACACCTACGGTTTCAATTGTCGATTTGGTGGTGGATACCCTAAAGCCTGTCAGTGTACAGTCCGTCAATGCGGCTTTTGAAGAAGCTGCCGCAGGCGCGATGAAAGGTATTTTGCTGGTCAGTCACGATCCGATTGTTTCCATTGATTTGAAAGGGTCCAATTACAGCGCGATTGTCGATGCTCCTTTAACTATGGTCATGGGCAGCAATCAAGTGAAGGTGCTGGCCTGGTATGATAATGAATGGGGTTATACCTGCCGTTTATGCGATATGGCTGTCTTTATTGCCCGCCAAGGTTTATAA
- a CDS encoding phosphoglycerate kinase, with translation MKKTVRDFDVAGKKVLLRVDFNVPTDEQGEISNDARIRGALPTIQYLLEHHAAVILTSHFGRPQGKINEKYRLNKIAQRLEALLRMPVQYCQEFVGPLAKQAAADLKPGEVLLLENSRFHAGEELNEDALAQELASYADLFINDAFGAAHRAHATTVGVTKYLPAGAGLLMEKELEYLGMALEQPKRPLIAVIGGAKVSDKIAVLLNLLTKVDGLIIGGGMANTFLLAKGVEMGASLVEADKVEVAREIMAKAVEKNVALLLPQDLVVATVVSADAATRIVAPNAIADNEIALDIGPLTVAAFGQVLASAGTVIWNGPMGVFEIDQFSAGTFAVARAIAESSAISIIGGGDSAAAVEKAGFAAAMTHISTGGGASLEFLEGKTLPGVACLSDR, from the coding sequence TTGAAAAAAACTGTGCGTGATTTTGATGTAGCGGGAAAAAAGGTTTTGCTGAGAGTGGACTTCAATGTGCCGACGGATGAGCAGGGCGAAATCAGCAACGATGCCAGAATCCGCGGCGCTCTGCCTACGATACAGTATTTACTGGAACACCACGCTGCTGTCATTCTGACCAGTCATTTTGGACGTCCGCAGGGAAAAATCAATGAAAAATATCGCCTGAATAAAATTGCTCAGCGATTGGAAGCATTGCTGAGGATGCCGGTGCAATATTGTCAGGAATTTGTCGGACCGCTCGCAAAGCAAGCTGCAGCAGATTTAAAACCCGGTGAAGTACTTCTGTTGGAGAACAGCCGTTTTCACGCGGGTGAGGAATTGAATGAAGACGCCTTGGCTCAAGAATTGGCTTCCTATGCCGATCTGTTTATCAATGATGCTTTTGGCGCTGCGCACCGTGCCCATGCTACTACGGTCGGAGTCACAAAATATTTGCCTGCGGGCGCCGGCCTTTTAATGGAGAAGGAACTGGAGTATTTAGGAATGGCACTGGAACAGCCCAAGCGTCCTTTGATTGCGGTGATTGGGGGAGCGAAAGTATCGGATAAAATCGCTGTTTTGCTGAATTTGCTAACTAAAGTGGATGGGCTGATCATTGGCGGCGGTATGGCGAATACGTTCCTGCTGGCCAAAGGTGTTGAGATGGGCGCTTCTTTGGTTGAAGCGGATAAAGTAGAAGTGGCCAGGGAAATTATGGCCAAAGCAGTGGAGAAAAACGTAGCGCTGTTGCTGCCGCAGGATCTGGTCGTGGCGACCGTGGTGTCGGCCGATGCTGCAACCAGAATCGTCGCTCCAAACGCAATCGCTGACAATGAAATAGCGCTCGATATCGGTCCACTCACTGTGGCTGCTTTCGGTCAGGTTTTGGCTTCTGCCGGAACGGTGATCTGGAACGGACCGATGGGCGTATTTGAAATTGATCAATTCTCTGCCGGAACTTTTGCTGTTGCCAGAGCAATTGCAGAATCTTCCGCTATTTCCATAATTGGTGGCGGCGATTCTGCGGCCGCTGTAGAAAAAGCCGGCTTTGCTGCCGCTATGACGCATATCTCTACCGGAGGTGGAGCGTCTTTAGAATTTTTAGAAGGTAAGACACTGCCGGGCGTCGCCTGTCTCTCGGATCGTTAA
- the tpiA gene encoding triose-phosphate isomerase gives MRKPLIIGNWKMNPVSTPALGLLQALAKAELSGKVEAVICPPYLMIPQSALILPKTKWSIGAQNVYPADSGAYTGEISAPMLKAAGCQYVLVGHSERRTLLAETDDFVEEKVKAAFANELVSVLCVGESLAIRDAGEATQYVRNQVIHAIGNLTELKPNQIVIAYEPIWAIGTGKNCSAPLANDMIAAIRETCASLFGSQWAKEIRILYGGSVKAGNILDYMLQPEIDGALVGGACLAAEEFLSIIARAEKNYGE, from the coding sequence ATGAGAAAGCCTTTGATTATCGGTAACTGGAAAATGAATCCTGTTTCTACTCCGGCTCTCGGTCTCTTACAAGCACTGGCAAAGGCTGAATTGTCCGGGAAGGTGGAAGCGGTGATCTGCCCCCCCTACCTGATGATACCGCAATCTGCACTGATTCTGCCCAAAACGAAGTGGTCGATCGGAGCGCAAAATGTATATCCGGCCGATTCTGGTGCCTATACAGGCGAAATTTCAGCGCCAATGCTGAAAGCAGCCGGATGTCAGTATGTTTTGGTTGGGCATAGCGAGCGCCGAACACTTCTGGCGGAAACGGATGACTTTGTAGAAGAAAAAGTGAAGGCGGCTTTCGCAAACGAGTTGGTGTCCGTGCTCTGCGTGGGTGAAAGCCTGGCGATTCGGGATGCCGGCGAAGCGACACAATATGTCAGGAATCAAGTCATCCACGCTATTGGTAATTTGACTGAATTGAAACCGAATCAAATAGTCATCGCCTATGAGCCAATTTGGGCGATCGGAACCGGTAAAAATTGCAGCGCTCCGCTGGCAAATGATATGATCGCTGCGATTCGCGAAACTTGCGCCAGCTTATTTGGCTCTCAATGGGCCAAGGAAATTCGAATTCTGTATGGCGGCAGCGTGAAAGCCGGTAATATTCTTGACTATATGTTGCAGCCGGAGATTGATGGGGCTCTGGTAGGTGGAGCATGTTTGGCGGCCGAAGAATTCTTGAGTATAATCGCCCGGGCGGAGAAAAATTATGGAGAATGA
- the gpmI gene encoding 2,3-bisphosphoglycerate-independent phosphoglycerate mutase, whose product MENEIRPVVLCILDGWGLSARLEHNAFAAADTPVFDQLFRNHPWCSLQASGADVGLIAGQMGDSNVGHLNIGAGRIVYQSLGLINQAIQNGDFQKNEVILQMMRRAKANGKTLHLMGLLSDGGVHSHLQHLINLLAMAKQEKLSRVYVHAFLDGRDVPPQSAQDYISQLEAAMQQIGVGRIATVSGRFYAMDRDHRWERLQCYWQALAEGKGETADSAAQVVSRAYAEGITDEFILPTVINDSTPLQDGDQVFFFNYRADRARELCQVLLEPDFKGFLRCVQPKIDLASMTEYDASLHIPAAFQAVNMKNMLGEVVAKAGLRQLRLAETEKYAHVTFFFDGGVERKLSGEDRILIPSPQIATYDLQPEMSAPEITSQLVEAIHNRRHNLIVVNYANGDMVGHTGNWQAAIKAMELLDQSVEKVVAAIQAVGGSMLITSDHGNIEQMVDETTGEPYTAHTVWPVPCLLISADADLRLRNSGRLADLAPTVLSLLQIEQPEEMTGQSLLWSAKQK is encoded by the coding sequence ATGGAGAATGAAATTAGACCGGTCGTTCTATGTATCCTGGATGGATGGGGACTTTCCGCCCGCTTGGAGCACAATGCTTTTGCGGCAGCAGATACACCCGTTTTTGACCAATTGTTCCGCAACCACCCTTGGTGCAGTTTACAGGCAAGCGGAGCAGACGTCGGTTTGATAGCTGGTCAGATGGGAGACAGTAATGTGGGCCACCTGAATATCGGCGCCGGACGCATTGTTTATCAATCCCTTGGATTGATCAATCAAGCCATTCAAAACGGCGATTTCCAAAAGAATGAAGTCATCCTGCAGATGATGCGGCGGGCTAAAGCAAACGGAAAAACGCTGCACCTGATGGGTTTGCTTTCAGATGGCGGAGTGCATAGCCATTTGCAGCATTTGATCAATTTATTAGCCATGGCGAAACAAGAGAAGTTGTCCCGGGTTTATGTCCATGCTTTCCTGGACGGCAGAGATGTACCGCCGCAGAGCGCTCAGGATTATATCAGTCAGTTGGAAGCGGCGATGCAGCAAATCGGCGTCGGCAGGATCGCCACGGTCAGCGGACGCTTTTACGCCATGGATCGGGATCATCGTTGGGAGCGGCTGCAGTGTTACTGGCAAGCCCTGGCAGAAGGTAAGGGGGAAACGGCAGATTCTGCCGCGCAAGTTGTCAGCCGGGCGTATGCCGAAGGGATTACCGATGAGTTTATTCTGCCCACTGTGATCAATGACAGCACTCCTTTACAAGATGGAGATCAGGTTTTCTTTTTCAATTATCGGGCGGATCGGGCAAGAGAACTCTGCCAAGTTTTGCTGGAACCGGATTTCAAAGGGTTTTTACGCTGCGTCCAGCCGAAAATCGATCTGGCTTCCATGACGGAATATGATGCTTCTTTGCATATCCCGGCGGCTTTTCAAGCGGTTAATATGAAGAATATGCTGGGTGAAGTAGTGGCCAAAGCGGGCTTGCGGCAATTGCGTTTGGCAGAGACCGAAAAATATGCCCATGTGACCTTCTTTTTTGATGGCGGCGTCGAACGTAAATTGAGCGGAGAGGACCGGATTCTCATTCCTTCCCCGCAAATAGCCACTTATGATTTGCAGCCGGAAATGAGTGCGCCGGAGATTACGTCCCAATTAGTAGAAGCGATTCACAATCGCCGGCATAATCTGATCGTCGTCAACTACGCCAATGGGGATATGGTGGGGCATACCGGTAATTGGCAGGCGGCTATCAAGGCGATGGAACTACTGGACCAGTCGGTCGAAAAGGTTGTAGCGGCAATTCAAGCAGTCGGCGGCAGTATGCTCATTACCTCCGATCACGGCAATATTGAGCAAATGGTAGATGAAACGACCGGTGAACCATATACCGCTCATACGGTATGGCCGGTACCATGTCTCTTAATCTCTGCCGATGCCGATTTGCGGCTCCGCAATAGCGGCCGTTTGGCCGATCTGGCGCCAACTGTTTTATCGTTGCTGCAAATAGAGCAACCGGAGGAAATGACCGGTCAAAGTTTACTTTGGTCGGCAAAGCAAAAATAA
- the eno gene encoding phosphopyruvate hydratase, whose product MINTTISDIYAREILDSRGNPTIEVEVTLECGGFGRAAIPSGASTGTYEAVELRDGDKKRYNGKGVLKAVENVNDTIAAVIIGMDALDQAALDQALIDLDATPNKSRLGANAILGVSLAAAKAAAAALELPLYQYIGGVNAKTLPVPMMNILNGGKHADNNVDIQEFMIMPVGAKSWSEALRMGAEIYHSLKKVLKTKGYQTAVGDEGGFAPNLQSNEEPLVLIVEAIQNAGFIPGKQVCIAIDAAATEFYSEGKYHLSGDHLDLTSEEMVAYWVDKAERYPIISLEDGLAEDDWEGYKLLTDVMGQKIQLVGDDLFVTNPERLARGIAAGVTNSILIKLNQIGTLTETLECIEMAKRAGYTAVISHRSGETEDTSIADIVVATNAGQIKTGAPCRTDRIAKFNQLLRIEDRLNGGKYPGKAAFYNLHF is encoded by the coding sequence ATGATCAATACCACAATTTCTGATATTTACGCCCGTGAAATTCTTGACTCCCGCGGTAATCCAACCATTGAAGTGGAAGTGACTCTGGAATGCGGAGGTTTTGGCAGAGCCGCGATTCCTTCCGGAGCGTCTACCGGAACCTATGAAGCGGTGGAACTTCGGGACGGCGACAAAAAGCGTTACAACGGCAAAGGCGTGCTGAAGGCGGTGGAAAATGTCAACGATACCATTGCTGCGGTGATAATCGGTATGGATGCCCTGGATCAGGCGGCACTCGATCAGGCACTGATTGACTTGGATGCTACTCCCAATAAAAGCAGATTAGGTGCCAATGCTATACTGGGCGTTTCGTTGGCTGCCGCCAAAGCAGCTGCGGCGGCGTTGGAGTTGCCGCTTTATCAATATATCGGCGGAGTCAATGCCAAGACACTGCCGGTGCCTATGATGAATATCTTAAACGGCGGTAAACATGCAGATAATAATGTTGATATTCAGGAATTCATGATTATGCCGGTTGGCGCCAAATCATGGTCGGAAGCTCTGCGGATGGGCGCTGAAATTTATCATAGCTTAAAGAAAGTATTGAAAACCAAAGGGTATCAGACAGCGGTCGGGGATGAAGGCGGCTTCGCACCAAATTTACAGAGCAATGAAGAACCCCTGGTTTTAATTGTGGAAGCCATTCAAAACGCTGGCTTCATACCGGGTAAACAAGTCTGCATCGCCATTGATGCGGCAGCGACCGAATTCTACTCCGAAGGAAAATATCATCTGAGCGGGGATCATCTCGATCTTACTTCAGAGGAAATGGTGGCTTACTGGGTTGACAAAGCCGAGCGCTACCCGATTATATCACTGGAAGATGGTTTAGCGGAAGACGATTGGGAAGGTTATAAATTACTGACGGATGTGATGGGTCAGAAAATTCAATTGGTTGGTGATGATTTGTTCGTGACCAATCCGGAGCGCTTGGCCAGAGGGATCGCAGCCGGAGTAACCAATTCCATCCTGATCAAGCTCAATCAAATCGGTACCTTGACCGAGACGCTGGAGTGTATTGAAATGGCGAAACGTGCCGGCTATACCGCTGTGATCTCTCACCGTTCCGGTGAAACGGAGGACACCAGCATTGCCGACATTGTGGTTGCGACCAATGCGGGACAAATTAAAACGGGAGCGCCTTGCCGGACAGACCGCATTGCAAAATTCAATCAATTACTGCGCATTGAAGATCGACTGAATGGCGGTAAATATCCCGGCAAAGCCGCATTCTATA